The Anomaloglossus baeobatrachus isolate aAnoBae1 chromosome 4, aAnoBae1.hap1, whole genome shotgun sequence genome contains the following window.
tttgcctttggGGATTGGATGGGTTGTCACCTTTATCTGGGGAGAAATTCATGTTAGTAGGAGAAACTAGAGCTGAAACATATACACCAAATAGGAGATTCTGAAGTTTCAGCATGTGCATCACATAGGAGGCACTGACgctggagtatatacatcacattggagatgcttggGTTGCAACATATATATTGCATAGCAGAttctggggctggagcatatacattccACATCTCCTGGCCCATCAGAGACTCCCAAGGCGAAGTAGTACAATAGAGCCCAGGGCCGCAGGAATACAAGCGGGCCCTACATCCGGCTCGCACTGCCCACCACAAGGGGCAAGGCATACAACATCTAAAAAGGGGGACactgtgctgcttcaggccacagcAACCCACGCACAGAGCacactaaggaaggcctccaacccacctggcaaggtgAGATCCCCCACTGCTACCAGGCTGACTAGACCACTGTAACTGTGGGaccataacaactgaccagtaaaaggtaaaagaaacAACCGGCCTGTGTTGTCTAGTTACTGTCGGCGTCCTCAGTCCCCGCGTACACCACCATAGActtccacccccatcatcctccctcgggCCTAGCttaacctgtggggagctgaaccatcttgGATGAGATACcaaccaccccagaggacagcacccacagCGGCAGCTAACtcctggccgcgcaccacaggtggcgtcacgagtcaACTACTattcccaacatcctcaacccctttaTCCTCATCATCTCACCATCCTTCTCCACTTCATCCCTTTTGTAGACACCTCAGGGTTACGAAAcccgcagggccacctgtgacatcccctgaccctcaccggcccggtgacgagtattccccaagaccccgtggggtgctccatgtACTTCACAAGAGACATGGGGGCTGGACCAAATATATAGGAAATGCTATGGCTGCAgcatatgcatcacataggagacactggggctggagtatatacatcacataggagatgcttggGTTGGAGCATATACAACACATAGGAAATGCtggaactactgtatatacattacataggagatgctggggttcgagcatatacattacaggagatgctggggctggagCGAATAATTCACTAGAGCCACGAGGGCTGCACTGTATATATCACAGATACTGGGACTGCAATAAATACATCACAAGAGATACTGAGGGCATATtcagcacaggagatgctgggggcatatccgtcacaggagatgctggggcatatacatcgcaggagacacTGGGTGGGTGATTTACATCGCAGGACATTCTGGGGTAATATACATTGCAGGACATGCTGGGGGTATATATATCACTGTAGGAGCTGgttgcgtatacatcacaggagacgctggagcatttacattacaggagatgctggggcagcaTATATCTTACATGTGaccatggggcatatacatcacaggagatgctagggcatgcacatcacaggagacactgtggCATATAAatccaggagatgctgggggcataagtATTAAAGAAAAGGCTGGCGCACATAAACATCatgggaggggctggagcatatacatcacaggagacactgagggaaATACATCATAGGAGATGCATATACATTATTGGGGAGGATGGGGCGCATACTTCACTGAGGAGGCTGGGGGATATACAACTCTGAGGAGGCTTGGACATATACATCATTGGAGacactggggcatgtacatcactggAAAGCCTGTATCTATGATACAACTTAATATGAAAAGTTATATAAAAGTCTCTGACACATGACACACAAACAAGAGAGCAAAACTTTTATATAAATGCTTTATTGATAGTAAAAAAAAGATCCAAACAGAGAATGCATAACATTTGATATAAAGTTCAAAAAACAAATTGAATTAAAAGCAGAAAGTGATGCCTAATATGGTGATGATGCTCTTGGGGTCACAATCGGAATGATGATGCTTATCCCCTAATAAAGTAGAGAAGAAAAAGAACATAAATATCAGGTTAGAATCAACATCTACATACATGTGTTATTTATTGTACAAGTGATCACATAATTTCTAGAGAGACCCATATTTAGACAAGAATGTGCCTTGTAGAATGACCTCCCAACCAGTGTAGGTTAATCCTTCAAGGGGTGTTGGACACTTCAACTTTTCTGAATTACAACAACCAGTATGTACTTACTTAACTAATGGCGCCTGAATAGAATAACACATTTGTTATACTAGTTGGAGGTAAATATACAGTAAGTAATAGATAAAAGATAGTGTTAAAAGACTCTGGACTTTACCTTTGGATACTTCAGCAGTGTAGGATGGGATGCCGCCACAAAGGGCTTCAATATGGACCCCATATATGCCAATATTAGCAATAGGGACTTCGTTGACATTATACTTGAAGAAATGCGTTGTGGTCTGGACCTGAAAATTAAATATAATCTTAGATTAGAGATATATTTTTAAGAAAGAAATTGTCGTAAGGAGGACATTTCCCACCATAGATGCAGAGTATGCATATCTTAAGGGGCTCTTATAAGGATTCTTCACATTGAATAGGTATGGCAATAAATTCAAAGAAGGAATTGTACAATGTATTGAAGCCATGAAAATTGGGGCAGCAGGACCTCCAGCACTGAGAGGAATCGGCATGATGTGTTTTTAAGCTACACCTAAGAGCAGCCTAATTTTTATCTTTGAAATGGAGCCACCCATGATAGGGGGGTTCCGTTGCAAAGATAATGAAATTATAGAATCCACTAACCAAAGCTATTGGCCAGAAAATCTTACATTTCTTGAAAGTAGAATAGACATtgagttaaaaaaaatatttaactcAATCTTTCTAATGACAGTAAATGTTTGAACTCCTTACGGGTTTCTGTTGGAGGACTTCAAGGCTTGGGAAGACAGCGTTATCCATTTTTGTCACGACGCACATCTGCTTTCCATAGAGTCGTGTTGCAAATACTCCCTTTAAATGAAAAAGATTGAAGCAAATGACGCATTTAACACTTTCATCCATACAAATGGTTGGAGGATTACACAGGTACTCACTCTCCCATAGTCACAAATAGAGTTCCAGGAGTTCCAGCCATTGAGATTGTTAATGTTGGCGACGTGGTCCTGGTTGTTAATATTCACTGTCTGATGTACATTCTCACCAACGTTCCCTTGATTGTTAATATCTATATTCTGTACAGGAAAATTAGAAAGTTACTAAAAATATCAATCAGGAGAGTCTAACAAGGGGTGGCAAGAACATAGCAGCGCAAGTATGTAGCCACATAATACAACTATTCTGCTTTATAAATAAGTAGATATCCTGTCCTGCAACTCTAATGGGGGCCCTGAAGCTAGCTGGAGAGACAGCTCCAATATCCAGTAAGCAAACAAACCCAATAGAGAGCGATAGAATACAATAGAGTAGTCAGCAAGCCAAGTCAGTATCAGGATGTCTCGTTAATACCAAGAAAAAAACAAGCTGTGGTCACGTGGAAGCAAGGGGTCGGATATCAGGAAGACTAGTAAATGACAGAAGGGAGAAACGGAGTCAAAGTCAGTAATAATAATTAAGGTCAGCAGCCGGAAGGTCAAAACTACATGCAGGGGCAGAGAAGTCAAAGGAGAGGACCAGGGTCA
Protein-coding sequences here:
- the LOC142301874 gene encoding gastrokine-1-like — encoded protein: MKTLVIFAALLGSLLATDNIDINNQGNVGENVHQTVNINNQDHVANINNLNGWNSWNSICDYGRGVFATRLYGKQMCVVTKMDNAVFPSLEVLQQKPVQTTTHFFKYNVNEVPIANIGIYGVHIEALCGGIPSYTAEVSKGDKHHHSDCDPKSIITILGITFCF